ctggagcagcagcaggaggccaCACCATCTCTAGGACACTTTCTTTTGCTCCATCCCCCttcttcaataatttttttgaagCATTGCTGTTCAAGGGCTAATATAAGCATGTTACAGGGCTGCACATCCCTTCAAGCAAGCAGCTTGTTCAGTTGCCTAGCCCTGGAGCCTCCCCCCCCTGCCCTCCTTGCACTTGGCAACACACCTGCATACTAAAAACAGGCTGATAGACTTCTGTGACTTGCTCCTTTTGAACAATTGCCTGATCCCACCCGTGGGAGAAAACACAGTAGGGTTAGttatttcctccctttcctcagTACTGCAGGTCTAGGTCTGTGTAGAATAACCACTCTCACAGCAGGCTGTTTCAATGCAAGCTGGTGACATCATTacaacattaaaataaagtaatttatttcaattcAAACAACTTTGTAAGAACATTTAACATTAAGAACACTGAACATTAAGCAGAAATAGTAATAACAGACAGGATGCACATAACATAAAACATGCCTGGtaacactgcaaaaaaaccacacttcatgaaaaattattctgcaaCAACAAATATTCACCTCCTTTGCAGTGGAAGCTCTGCTGCAAGACGCACAGGGCAAGGATCAGAGATCACCTTCTAGAGAGGCAGCAAAGAAGGTGAGACCttaacaacaaacagactgtaacAACCTCTGTTGCTCACAGCTGTGACATTGCACACTGGCCTCAATAAATGAGGTTCAATCTCATCAATACCTAAAGCATCTCTGCCAAGGGTTAGCTACGAACAGACAGGCATACTTAAACAGAAAACTAGCCCCAGGCAACAGGGTGCTGAGCCCCTCCTATAGTTAAAACAGGAGTAGTGGAGGAGGGACAAGAAAAACGAATAGAATCTGTATCCCGAGTCAAGAGCCTGGAAATCCCATGGGTGAACACaaaagatgggagaaaaaaaccactcagaCCTGAGACTCATACCAACTCTGGGTCCCCATGGGATGCCAAGGTACCTGGCATTGATTCTGTATAGGAGAGCTCGAAAATGGTGTGACAGTGTCAGAGGTGTTCTGGAAGTTGAAGGCATCTTCTACCTCCACGCTGACATAATCTATATTGTCAAAGCAGCTGTGATAGAAGTTCATTTGCTGGCTTAATAAACCCATGGTTTGCTGGGTATTGCAGCCTGTCCCACCTTTTCCAAAGGGCCCCTCATCCTCCACAGACACGAGTGAGTACAGGTTCTGCCCATTCCCATAAGTCTGTCCGCTGCTGTAAGCCTGGTGCACGTTGGGCACAGCCTGAAGGTTTCTGCTGGTGCCGACAGGGAAGACCTGGTGGAACGTGGGGGCTATATCCAGGTAAGCAGCCTGATGAACCCCATTCTAGGAGACAGAGAAAGTCGGTCAGTAGTGCAGAACCACAACAACGGCCCATTTTTTTGGATAGGTCCTCCtttctcccccagctcctcctccaggctgaacaataGCGCCTTTTTCATGCCCATTGTCCTCCCAATAGACCAGTTAGAGCAGAGATGACCGGCTCTTCTCTTAGTAATCTCCAGCTCAACGTGTCTAGGAACGCCACGCTGGGGGGGAAACCAGTTTAAAAGACATGCCACTGTAAGCTCTGTTAGGAGAAATACAACTGGCTTGGTAATATTGAGTCCTGTGCACTGTTTGAATTAGCAGGTTGGACATGCAGACTGGAGGAGCCGTGACTGGTGGTGGTGGGGAAGTTTACTCACCTGTGGTAGATACATCCCTTTTTCCACCCACTGGCTCTCCTTTTGGCAACGCTTAAATTTCATCCGTTGATTCTGAAACCATGTTTTCACCTAAAAGTGATGCGGAAAGGACATAAGAAATTAGAAATTGACTTTCAGAGCTTACTACACGTCCTCCTTTCTGCTACAATCGAGTTTCTGCTTGACTACTAGtacagtaaataatttcagcAGCTAACAACATGCAGCAGATACAGGTAGCTGTGAAATCACAGAGCTGAGACATGAAAACTAATATTCCTACTCTTCCAATCACCACGGGATCTTCTTTCCCGACTTCAAAAACCCTACCTAGAACACTGGCCAAGGCAACTGCAGCAGTCAGCTTGAACAGCACCATCTCACTGCTGTGCCAAGATCAGGGCTCAGGACCCCAGGAGTGAGTCGTTCTTTTAGTCAGACACAAGCAGCTGGTGCAGCAAGGACACTCTCTCTAGGGAGAGACCAAGGTACCACTCCGACTAGGAAAGGCCACTTGCATTGCAGTGCAAGTATCTTTCTACACTCAGAGACAACACATGTCCATACAGAATAGTTACTGGACTCTGCAAAGCCCTGctttgctgctctctgcaggccCTTTGAAACACCTGCACGGAGTGGGTGGAGAGTGCTGGAACCAAACATAAGAAGACTGAGTCACATTTTCACACCCTCTGCTGTCTCACACAAGCAGCAGCACGGACAAGATAATGAAAAGAAACTTATCTCTGGGGtctaagaaaacagaaaatcacaAAAAGAGACCCCAACTTAGCTGCCGCTCAGAGCAAGATGTTCACCTGTTTGTAGGTGAGCTCAagggcagcagccagctcccGGATCTGCTGGGGGCTAAGGTACTTCTGGCTCTGGAAGCGCTGGTGTAGGGCTTTCAGCTGGTCCTGCGAGAAGGCTGTGCGGCTCTTGCCAGCCTTCACCACACCCTTGCCTTGCGCCTTGACCTTCTGCAAAGAGGAGTGGGGAGACGGGCTGCCTGCTGCGGTGGGGCTAGTGGCAGAGTCAGGGGTGTAGTACTGGGTGAgtgtcccagagctggaggaagctggggagagaagagagaaccGAGGTGAGCAAAATAAGGCAGGGAAGACTCAAAAACTTCTAAAGTCCAGCTTCTCCGGAGAATTTAAGATTGCTGGTGCCCTGGGGACTCGCAGGGGCTCCGTAGCCGTGGGCAGCGCAGCGAGATGGGCACAGGCCGCCTCGCGGCTGCGGGACCGAGGCGCCTCGCTGGTCGCCCCTTTGGCGCGTCCCGTCTGGGCAGAGTGGCCCTGCTGGCGCCGCCGCAGCCGCGCCCGGCTCCCGCCGCCCTTCCCCGCGGGGCCGCGACCACCGCAGCCTCGCCGGgaccggggccggggccgcccgcaGCACCGGCATCgcctcccggccccggggcAGGAGGCACACGGGCCACACGGGCGCTCCCAGCCCAGGGTAGCCCGATTGCTCAGCCGGGCCGGCCGCGTACCTGAGGGACTGGGCGTCTTGGCCGCGGGCAAGGGGGGGGCGTCCGGCGCCGGAGCCTCCTCGGCGGGCACGCTGTCCATGCTGCCTGCGGAGAACCAGTAGTAGTCTCCATACCTGGCCGCGCCGGGGTAGGGCACATAGGACGGCGGCGTGGCCAGGTGGGCGCTCatggccgggccgggccctccAGCCCCGAGCATGAGGCGATGTGGCGGTCGAGGCTGCAGGCAACCCACGAGCAGGCACCCCATTGAGGGGAGGATGCTTTAAGTCCTCCCCAAGGCCCTCCTGGCCTTGGCTGGAAGGTATTGTCATGGCCATTATCATGTTAAAAGTTGGTTGATTGGGGGGAGGGACTTCGAGGGTGTTCAGGGactgggggagggctgggacaCCGGGCCACTCTTACCAACTTGGCTCCCAGGTGCCACGGTGGGGATCAGTacatccctccctgctggggCGTGGGAGGGAGATGCTTGCTGGCCCCTCGGGGCAGCAGGCATGAGCAGAGTCGCCTGGTGAGTTGGACAGACCTTGGCAGACATCCCCCACCCCCACATTTCAcactcttccttctcccaggTCCCCACCCAAACAGAAAGAATGGACCCGGAGCCCGCCGCGGGGCATGCGGAGACTTTGTGCGTCTGCATTGCAGATCGCAACCATCATTGCAAACAGATAAGCCCTCCACGTCCCCGCACGTGAATCCGGACGGGGGCAGGGGGGGATGGCCCTACAGAGCGGTGTCTGTACGGCGGGGAAGACGGCTTAAAGAAAGCTAGGCTGCTTCTCCCAGCGGCTCGCCCAAGGCTGAGTCAGGTAGTCCTGTTCTACATATTTTCCAAGCTTCTTCGCCCCGCCAGttaagactttttaaaaagtgatatcttaaaacaaaaatttaaaaaaaattttttttctacacaacagggagagatggaagtcaCTGGGTCAGATCCAAAAGGAGACAAGAGCACTGCAGCTGTAAAAGAGCTTTACAGATCCTTAAGGATTTGAAGTTAGGGCCTACAGCCTTCTTGGGAAGAATGAACTGTTTCCCTTGCCACCCTTCCCCCCCCTGCAGCTATTACTGCTTActttaaggaaattaaaagcttATCGGGAGGATCACACAGCCCGGGAGTTACAAAACCTGGAAAACCACTTGGAAGAAGTACAAATGAGGGTATGTGACGAATCAAGCAAATTCCCCACCTCCACCAGCGCAGGGAAACAGGCAGGGGAGTCGCTACTAACCTGTTACACTGCTAAACGCCTTTAGGACCTGACAGGGAAAGGCCGCCCTTGATTTCAATTTATCTCCGCCTCCCATCTTGAGTCATAATAAGAAATGAGCCCCAGCTGGTGCCCTGAGCCAGCAAGGAAGGGTCCTTGCCGGACCTACTTTTGATCACCTTCTAATTAATGAAGATTTAGTTTCTCAGAATCCGGACAAGATCCAGTCGGGGAGACTACTAGGAATGTGGGAGGAAGTGATTATAATCGGGCGAAAGGGATGAAATGCTGAGCTAGAGCCAGTGCCTGCTTCTGGCCCCAAAGCAAGCAGAGCCAGCCGGGCTGTGGGTTTTGGGCAGGTCGCTTGCTCGGTGCTCGCAGCGCAGATGCACGAACGGAAAGGGATTGTCCCTGGGAGGCGAAGCCATCCTGCTGCCCTTTGTGGGGCGGAGAGCCGCCggtccccatgtcccctgcTGGCAGGGCTACCCCGGGACACGCGTGATCCCCGCGGGGGCTCTCCGAGTTCCCCAAAACCAGCCCTTTGGGAAGACGGAGAAAAACGCGGGGTCTCGACAAGCCGCAGCCCTGGTGTTTGGCCGTCCCAGAGGCTGCGGGAACCCCCGAGTCGTCCGAGGACACGCGGCTGGTGAGGATCAGCCGCGGCAGAGGGATTAGAGTTGTACAGACGGAGTAATACCACCTCTGCCAGCAAATCCTCCCTCggagagctctgtgtgtgtttggaaaggcagcaggactGCTCGTAGTTTGCGATTTTCATACATAGATCAGTTTTTGCCTATGTATCAGCTTCCGTCTCAGAGTCAGACCTGCTTTCTAGTGAGCATGGAGCTGAtttaatgtccttttttttttttttctttaagtctttgttcatatttttgttttctcatccCATTTGTCCTccattccttttgttttatGCTTTAACCACAAAAACTCTTTTTCACACATTCCCTTCCAGTGAGGATGATTTGCTCCCTCTCCCCAACCATAACCTCTAATCAGGTCACCAAACATATCTTTTTTAATGTCATTGTGAGAGAAATAAGACTTATGTAAGTGTATAAAACCATACCATCTAAAGTCAGAATTtattaaggaaaagaaatccagttattttcccccaaataaatGACACATATAGAAACATACTGGGAAGGTAAATCCAGAAGTCATACAGACACAGGGAATGCTATGGGAAACATGATGTGGACATTTGGGAAGCTCACAGGGTGATCAGGTTTGGAACATCTGACTGTGGCACCATCAGCCTTCAGACTGGATATGCTGCCCATGAATCTCTAGAGCtgatgtgcttttaaaaaatacctgttGGGAATGACTCACAGAGCAGATGCAAGTATCCACTCATGTTTCTTTTGGAACTGTTTTGAGCTGAAACAGCAACACAGGTCGGATCTAGTCTGATCCTGTTTTTCTCGACAGGGCCAAATAGCAGGAATAGTTTGGTTTTTGACCCTGGGTTGTGTCCTCCTCTCCCTTCATTCTGTAGCTACCCccttctttttcagttcttaGCTCATTATTTGCCTAATACTGTGGAGCATTAGTCAGGTAAGTAAGTTGGCTTGTTCTTGACACCCATACCCTCACCCATGAAATTGTTTGCAAAGACATTAGCACACATCTTTCCTATCAAGTATATGGGACTGAATGCAGCCACTCACTGGGCTGCAGCATGCTCTAAAAAACCCTTTCTGTAGTGCTTCGGCAGCAGAGACAGAAGCTCAGGTCCAAAAGCAGCCTTGGCCTCTTAGTCTAAGCACAGTGAGACAGGACTGTTGCTGGAACATGTTTCATCCAGGAAGTTCCCCCTACAAGGATCTCCCATCATTCTCACTAAGGTCACTACCttcagagggctggagcccaAGCTTGCTCTAAAGTGATGCAAAACCACCAGTTTACACAGATGGAGGCTGGGGGAGCACCAGCTGTCTAATGCTGTaaatccagctctggagctcaCACCACCGAGTCAGAAATGCTGGGGATTTCCTACCTCAGAGCATCGCTAAACCCATTTTGATCAAGAGGATAATGTTATAGTGGTAGAGATTGTCTCAAATTTTACATAGATTAGgtgctctcctgcctcctgtAGCTGGCTGTAATGTGGGTCACCTGTGCTTTGGTAAATACTGTGAAGAGTCACTGCGTGTCGCTGTGTCATTCTGCTCGTGTTGGTGGTGCTCAGCGAGGCACCAGGGTGCTGGCTCGGTATTAGTGAGCAGGGAACCATGGCCAGAGCCCCACTGCCCCTCGGAGGTTTTCCTGGGAACCACCATCCTCTGACAGGGGTGTGTGTGCTTGGGGAAGGCAACTAGAAATCCTTGCCTTGTGTTCTGTTGAGCTTGTCTGAGCTTTTGTCCAAAGCAGGCACctttaattttgttgttttatttttgttgtaattGAACACTCCCCAAGTTAGCTGTATGAAAacactcctgccctgcagctctctgtgcttGCCCAGCCCTTGGCTCTGGACAGCCTGTCCCCTGTAGCATGGTCATAGCCTGCACTCTGCACTCAAGATGACAGCCTGTAGAAGGAAGGGAATCAAGaaagaataacaaaaattaGGCCCTCAttcatattaaaatacagtttttctttctcttgacTCTTTAGGGGAGCAGGTAGAGCAGAGGACAAAGCTTCTCCCTCCCCCTGACAGCCCAGTCTCTCAATGCCCCGATGATTACTGGGTGATATGGCCCTTTGTTAGCCGTGCAGGGGCAGACTGGCACAGGGCAACCGTGGCAAAAAGCCAAGTGGCTCCCTGAAAAGGCAAGAAAGCTGGGTTTCAAAAACCAGGTGGGAAGCAGGCTAGTGAGAACACGAATTTCTAGGGTTTGATGGTTCTGTTCTTTCTTTACCAATGCTTCATCCATGCCTGCCATGCACGTGATGCCAGAGTGCTGTAGCTGTAAGCACTCACCTCAGGAAGCATTTCCTACCGGTGCCCATCAGCTGGAATATGGAGCAGTCTCGCAAGCGGCTTGGAGCCAGGGTTATGTGAAGTCCTGGGGCACATGGAGAGATGTGCATATGAGGCAAAAACTTTCCAAGCATCCTCTCTGCTCGaatcctcccctctccccactaTCCCTGCCGTGGTTGTTCCCACAGGCTCAGTTAGGAGTGTTCTTACTaaaagcaaacagcacagaCAGACCTGTGCTCAAATGCTTTCTGCCGTTTCCACCTTAAGGGGGAATGACAAATCCTGTGTTTCTCACTGTACCAAGGCCCTATGCATGGCATGAGCCACTTCCCCCACTCTCCTCCAAAGGCTGCTCTTCATCAAGCACTTTGCCTTTTGTTCTCCAAACACACACCACTTATGAACTTTGAAATTACacagaagctttttttcccccctcccctgagACTTCTTTGTTTGTCTTCCTCAGTCTCATAGGGATAGCTTCCTACAGAATCCAGTGCTGCCAGAGCCTTCAGTTCAAGTGGGACCCTGAAGGGGTAGCTAACTCTCATCCTCTCCCGAGTTCACTGTGTATTGTGGCACCTGCTTTCTTCCACATATCTCATCTGAGGATGATCCCGTGTATGTCCCCGTTGTAAATGAATATCAGAACAGAACTAATGGGGATTATGTGCCAAGTGGGTGACTGTAATCACACTCGTGCAGGCCATAAGCGGGCACACAGTCTGGAAGTGCTTCTAACACATCCCACAACCAAATTCTTCCAAGTTTGCACGTACTTTTCATGCAGCTCACTGTGCCAAATCTGTGCTATCAGGATTTTTGTAAGTCCCCGAAAGTCCCCAAAGGAGCAGATCACCTGCGATGCAAGTGTCCAATTGCAGGGAAGGCTAGGATTAGGAAAAATAGTGCT
This Corvus moneduloides isolate bCorMon1 chromosome 2, bCorMon1.pri, whole genome shotgun sequence DNA region includes the following protein-coding sequences:
- the LOC116436365 gene encoding homeobox protein NANOG-like; translated protein: MGCLLVGCLQPRPPHRLMLGAGGPGPAMSAHLATPPSYVPYPGAARYGDYYWFSAGSMDSVPAEEAPAPDAPPLPAAKTPSPSASSSSGTLTQYYTPDSATSPTAAGSPSPHSSLQKVKAQGKGVVKAGKSRTAFSQDQLKALHQRFQSQKYLSPQQIRELAAALELTYKQVKTWFQNQRMKFKRCQKESQWVEKGMYLPQNGVHQAAYLDIAPTFHQVFPVGTSRNLQAVPNVHQAYSSGQTYGNGQNLYSLVSVEDEGPFGKGGTGCNTQQTMGLLSQQMNFYHSCFDNIDYVSVEVEDAFNFQNTSDTVTPFSSSPIQNQCQVPWHPMGTQSWYESQV